A stretch of Triticum aestivum cultivar Chinese Spring chromosome 1D, IWGSC CS RefSeq v2.1, whole genome shotgun sequence DNA encodes these proteins:
- the LOC123180343 gene encoding peptide chain release factor 1, mitochondrial isoform X3: MELIKELRSKQKEIEGLTSLVTNSVEEKDMREMAAEELLEAVEEEKRLQHELFRTLLPKDEADERDCILEVRAGTGGEEASLFAMDIFKMSGGCSCFAGSNVCCDPWSVLSTNFILLCYRYEKYSQNNGWKFDTIDIMESAVKGYKEASGTISGSGVYGKLKFESGIHRVQRVPVTEKSGRVHTSAVSVAVLPQADEVDVQLRNEDLRIDTYRSGGSGGQSVNTTDSAVRITHLPTGTVVAIQDERSQHQNKAKALKVLRARLYELERHRLHADRSKLRSEQIGSGDRSERIRTYNFPQGRVTDHRVGVTHHSIVDVMEGESLDVFIEALLLQEEMDAIASFAS; this comes from the exons ATGGAATTGATCAAGGAGCTACGGTCAAAGCAGAAG GAAATTGAGGGATTGACATCCTTGGTGACAAACTCCGTTGAAGAGAAAGACATGCGTGAAATGGCAGCCGAGGAGCTCCTTGAGGCTGTTGAGGAGGAGAAACGACTGCAGCATGAGTTGTTCAGAACTTTGCTTCCGAAAGATGAAGCTGATGAGAGGGACTGTATATTGGAGGTGCGAGCAG GAACTGGAGGAGAAGAAGCGTCTTTGTTTGCTATGGATATATTCAAAATGTCGGGTGGATGTTCATGTTTCGCCGGATCAAATGTCTGTTGTGACCCTTGGTCTGTCTTATCAACTAACTTCATTCTTCTATGTTATAGGTATGAGAAGTATTCCCAAAATAATGGGTGGAAATTTGATACTATTGACATAATGGAGTCTGCTGTAAAAGGATACAAG GAAGCTAGTGGGACCATTTCAGGTTCTGGGGTTTACGGGAAACTTAAATTTGAGAGTGGTATTCATAGAGTTCAG CGAGTGCCAGTAACTGAGAAATCTGGACGTGTACACACTAGTGCTGTATCAGTCGCTGTTCTTCCTCAAGCGGATGAG GTTGATGTCCAACTGCGTAATGAGGATTTGAGAATTGATACCTACAGATCAGGTGGCTCTGGAGGCCAGTCTGTCAATACGACTGATAGTGCTGTTAGGATAACTCATCTTCCAACTGGAACAGTGGTTGCAATACAAGATGAGAGATCACAGCATCAG AACAAGGCCAAGGCTCTCAAAGTTCTCCGGGCAAGACTATATGAATTGGAAAGGCATAGGCTCCATGCAGACCGGTCGAAGCTCCGATCAGAGCAG ATTGGAAGTGGTGACAGGTCTGAACGCATCCGGACATACAACTTCCCACAAGGGCGTGTCACCGACCACCGTGTCGGGGTCACGCACCACTCCATAGTGGACGTCATGGAGGGAGAGAGCCTGGACGTCTTCATCGAAGCACTGCTGCTGCAAGAAGAGATGGATGCAATTGCTTCGTTTGCTTCTTGA
- the LOC123180343 gene encoding peptide chain release factor 1, mitochondrial isoform X2, whose protein sequence is MQHQIRRCGAVAFAALRRVRQFPHPTVAAAAPPTAAWRCPYTPRLYSTADMSHQLPANLVQIMEQRMKLIEQKSAYLQEQINQPAASPEEYSRANKEFHKLESTMELIKELRSKQKEIEGLTSLVTNSVEEKDMREMAAEELLEAVEEEKRLQHELFRTLLPKDEADERDCILEVRAGTGGEEASLFAMDIFKMYEKYSQNNGWKFDTIDIMESAVKGYKEASGTISGSGVYGKLKFESGIHRVQRVPVTEKSGRVHTSAVSVAVLPQADEVDVQLRNEDLRIDTYRSGGSGGQSVNTTDSAVRITHLPTGTVVAIQDERSQHQNKAKALKVLRARLYELERHRLHADRSKLRSEQIGSGDRSERIRTYNFPQGRVTDHRVGVTHHSIVDVMEGESLDVFIEALLLQEEMDAIASFAS, encoded by the exons ATGCAGCACCAAATACGGCGATGCGGCGCCGTCGCCTTCGCCGCGCTCCGGCGGGTCCGCCAGTTCCCTCatcccaccgtcgccgccgctgcaCCTCCTACTGCGGCGTGGAGATGCCCTTACACTCCCCGCCTCTACTCCACCGCCG ACATGAGCCACCAGCTGCCTGCAAACCTGGTACAGATCATGGAGCAGAGAATGAAATTGATAGAGCAGAAGAGTGCATACCTCCAGGAGCAAATCAACCAG CCGGCTGCCTCACCGGAGGAATACTCGAGGGCTAACAAGGAGTTCCACAAGCTGGAGAGCACCATGGAATTGATCAAGGAGCTACGGTCAAAGCAGAAG GAAATTGAGGGATTGACATCCTTGGTGACAAACTCCGTTGAAGAGAAAGACATGCGTGAAATGGCAGCCGAGGAGCTCCTTGAGGCTGTTGAGGAGGAGAAACGACTGCAGCATGAGTTGTTCAGAACTTTGCTTCCGAAAGATGAAGCTGATGAGAGGGACTGTATATTGGAGGTGCGAGCAG GAACTGGAGGAGAAGAAGCGTCTTTGTTTGCTATGGATATATTCAAAAT GTATGAGAAGTATTCCCAAAATAATGGGTGGAAATTTGATACTATTGACATAATGGAGTCTGCTGTAAAAGGATACAAG GAAGCTAGTGGGACCATTTCAGGTTCTGGGGTTTACGGGAAACTTAAATTTGAGAGTGGTATTCATAGAGTTCAG CGAGTGCCAGTAACTGAGAAATCTGGACGTGTACACACTAGTGCTGTATCAGTCGCTGTTCTTCCTCAAGCGGATGAG GTTGATGTCCAACTGCGTAATGAGGATTTGAGAATTGATACCTACAGATCAGGTGGCTCTGGAGGCCAGTCTGTCAATACGACTGATAGTGCTGTTAGGATAACTCATCTTCCAACTGGAACAGTGGTTGCAATACAAGATGAGAGATCACAGCATCAG AACAAGGCCAAGGCTCTCAAAGTTCTCCGGGCAAGACTATATGAATTGGAAAGGCATAGGCTCCATGCAGACCGGTCGAAGCTCCGATCAGAGCAG ATTGGAAGTGGTGACAGGTCTGAACGCATCCGGACATACAACTTCCCACAAGGGCGTGTCACCGACCACCGTGTCGGGGTCACGCACCACTCCATAGTGGACGTCATGGAGGGAGAGAGCCTGGACGTCTTCATCGAAGCACTGCTGCTGCAAGAAGAGATGGATGCAATTGCTTCGTTTGCTTCTTGA
- the LOC123180343 gene encoding peptide chain release factor 1, mitochondrial isoform X1, protein MQHQIRRCGAVAFAALRRVRQFPHPTVAAAAPPTAAWRCPYTPRLYSTADMSHQLPANLVQIMEQRMKLIEQKSAYLQEQINQPAASPEEYSRANKEFHKLESTMELIKELRSKQKEIEGLTSLVTNSVEEKDMREMAAEELLEAVEEEKRLQHELFRTLLPKDEADERDCILEVRAGTGGEEASLFAMDIFKMSGGCSCFAGSNVCCDPWSVLSTNFILLCYRYEKYSQNNGWKFDTIDIMESAVKGYKEASGTISGSGVYGKLKFESGIHRVQRVPVTEKSGRVHTSAVSVAVLPQADEVDVQLRNEDLRIDTYRSGGSGGQSVNTTDSAVRITHLPTGTVVAIQDERSQHQNKAKALKVLRARLYELERHRLHADRSKLRSEQIGSGDRSERIRTYNFPQGRVTDHRVGVTHHSIVDVMEGESLDVFIEALLLQEEMDAIASFAS, encoded by the exons ATGCAGCACCAAATACGGCGATGCGGCGCCGTCGCCTTCGCCGCGCTCCGGCGGGTCCGCCAGTTCCCTCatcccaccgtcgccgccgctgcaCCTCCTACTGCGGCGTGGAGATGCCCTTACACTCCCCGCCTCTACTCCACCGCCG ACATGAGCCACCAGCTGCCTGCAAACCTGGTACAGATCATGGAGCAGAGAATGAAATTGATAGAGCAGAAGAGTGCATACCTCCAGGAGCAAATCAACCAG CCGGCTGCCTCACCGGAGGAATACTCGAGGGCTAACAAGGAGTTCCACAAGCTGGAGAGCACCATGGAATTGATCAAGGAGCTACGGTCAAAGCAGAAG GAAATTGAGGGATTGACATCCTTGGTGACAAACTCCGTTGAAGAGAAAGACATGCGTGAAATGGCAGCCGAGGAGCTCCTTGAGGCTGTTGAGGAGGAGAAACGACTGCAGCATGAGTTGTTCAGAACTTTGCTTCCGAAAGATGAAGCTGATGAGAGGGACTGTATATTGGAGGTGCGAGCAG GAACTGGAGGAGAAGAAGCGTCTTTGTTTGCTATGGATATATTCAAAATGTCGGGTGGATGTTCATGTTTCGCCGGATCAAATGTCTGTTGTGACCCTTGGTCTGTCTTATCAACTAACTTCATTCTTCTATGTTATAGGTATGAGAAGTATTCCCAAAATAATGGGTGGAAATTTGATACTATTGACATAATGGAGTCTGCTGTAAAAGGATACAAG GAAGCTAGTGGGACCATTTCAGGTTCTGGGGTTTACGGGAAACTTAAATTTGAGAGTGGTATTCATAGAGTTCAG CGAGTGCCAGTAACTGAGAAATCTGGACGTGTACACACTAGTGCTGTATCAGTCGCTGTTCTTCCTCAAGCGGATGAG GTTGATGTCCAACTGCGTAATGAGGATTTGAGAATTGATACCTACAGATCAGGTGGCTCTGGAGGCCAGTCTGTCAATACGACTGATAGTGCTGTTAGGATAACTCATCTTCCAACTGGAACAGTGGTTGCAATACAAGATGAGAGATCACAGCATCAG AACAAGGCCAAGGCTCTCAAAGTTCTCCGGGCAAGACTATATGAATTGGAAAGGCATAGGCTCCATGCAGACCGGTCGAAGCTCCGATCAGAGCAG ATTGGAAGTGGTGACAGGTCTGAACGCATCCGGACATACAACTTCCCACAAGGGCGTGTCACCGACCACCGTGTCGGGGTCACGCACCACTCCATAGTGGACGTCATGGAGGGAGAGAGCCTGGACGTCTTCATCGAAGCACTGCTGCTGCAAGAAGAGATGGATGCAATTGCTTCGTTTGCTTCTTGA
- the LOC123165461 gene encoding BTB/POZ and MATH domain-containing protein 1-like, whose amino-acid sequence MGRTKRLQGPYQPKYLPSDKTLTLSKHPRLPQKRKGKHPGAPGGSRRGSDRGSMVQRNQTSGAARGRGLLGVSGGSGAAQRLRAASGRDAASASGSMQAETSSVARRQDVIRSVMPFAGVSVIANGKLCLPTTSDVDAGAASGYHLLVVEGYSQTKEMVPNGKHIMSRPFVVGGHRWCISYAPNGDSSHSADCVSLHLVLLDDDVAKPVKVQFGFSFIDQVEWQNPIYIRETQTHSFSSDDSVRGFDDAVRRDALEQSKHLKGDSFTIRCGVMVYRDHDTVDAGATEVPLPDIQQHLNHLFETKVGADVTFNVNGETIAAHRCVLAARSPVFMAQLFGPMKEGAATCDIQIEDMEANVFRALLSFIYTDLFPEMEDDEADVEEGQEADEVVYATWLQWMQDLLVAADRYDIQRLKFCCEEGLSECMDVSSVTSTLAIAEQHHCHDLKEACLNFLRVQSSSSLQEVMSTSDWEHITVTYPSVLNELIAKLAAKA is encoded by the exons ATGGGCCGCACAAAAAGACTGCAAGGTCCATATCAGCCCAAATACCTGCCAAGTGACAAAACCCTAACTCTCAGCAAGCACCCACGATTgcctcaaaaaagaaaaggcaaGCACCCAGGAGCCCCTGGCGGCTCTCGGCGGGGCAGCGACCGGGGCAGCATGGTGCAGAGAAACCAGACGAGCGGCGCGGCGCGTGGTCGCGGGCTTCTTGGTGTCTCCGGCGGCTCGGGGGCCGCGCAGCGTCTTCGTGCTGCCTCCGGGCGCGACGCGGCAAGTGCGAGCGGGAGCATGCAAGCGGAAACTTCCTCCGTTGCGCGGCGGCAGGACGTGATCAG ATCCGTCATGCCATTCGCCGGCGTGTCTGTCATCGCCAACGGCAAGCTGTGCCTTCCCACCACGTCGGACGTCGACGCCGGCGCGGCCAGCGGCTACCACCTGCTTGTGGTGGAGGGCTACTCGCAAACAAAAGAGATGGTACCCAATGGCAAGCACATCATGTCTCGCCCATTCGTCGTAGGAGGCCATCGCTGGTGCATCAGTTACGCGCCAAACGGTGACAGCTCGCACAGTGCCGACTGTGTTTCTCTCCATCTTGTCCTCCTTGATGACGATGTCGCCAAGCCCGTGAAGGTGCAGTTCGGGTTTAGTTTCATTGATCAGGTTGAGTGGCAAAATCCAATATATATTCGTGAAACTCAGACACACAGCTTCTCCAGCGATGATTCTGTTAGGGGCTTCGATGATGCTGTGAGAAGAGATGCCCTCGAACAATCAAAGCATCTCAAGGGTGATAGTTTCACCATACGGTGTGGTGTCATGGTCTACAGGGATCACGACACCGTGGACGCCGGTGCCACCGAGGTGCCGCTGCCTGACATACAGCAGCATCTGAACCATCTCTTTGAAACCAAGGTAGGCGCTGATGTGACGTTCAATGTCAACGGCGAGACAATCGCCGCACACCGGTGTGTGCTTGCAGCCCGATCTCCGGTCTTCATGGCACAACTCTTTGGTCCCATGAAGGAGGGGGCTGCAACGTGTGACATACAGATCGAAGACATGGAAGCAAATGTGTTCAGGGCTTTGCTTAGTTTCATCTACACAGACTTGTTTCCCGAGATGGAGGATGATGAGGCAGATGTTGAGGAAGGACAAGAAGCGGATGAAGTAGTTTATGCAACGTGGCTGCAATGGATGCAAGACTTGCTTGTAGCTGCGGACAGATATGATATCCAACGGCTCAAGTTTTGCTGTGAAGAGGGATTGTCTGAGTGCATGGATGTGAGCTCGGTGACGTCCACACTTGCGATAGCTGAGCAGCACCATTGCCACGATTTGAAGGAGGCATGCTTGAATTTCCTCAGAGTCCAATCCTCCTCCAGTTTGCAAGAAGTAATGTCAACCAGTGACTGGGAGCATATTACAGTCACATATCCCTCTGTTTTGAACGAGCTCATTGCCAAACTTGCTGCGAAAGCGTAA